TTTAGATACATTACCCCGTGCTTCGTCTCCACAATTGGCTTATGAGTGTGCCCGCTGACGACAACATCAATCTGCGCTGCTTTTGGATTGAGATCCAGATCATGGATCGAATGCACGATGTAGAACAATTTTCCGCCTAACTCAACGGCTTCAGTTGCGGGAAGCGCAGAGCAAGCTCCGGAGACGTCTACATTACCGCGAATGGCGGTTATGGGTGCAATCTCCTTTAGCGCATCAAGGATCTTTGGATCGCCCACATCACCGGCGTGCAGAATATGTTCTACGCCTGCCAGTGCTTCCAAGGCCTCAGGTCGCAGTAATCCATGTGTATCCGAAATTACGCCAATCCGCATATAAGCTCCTTCACGAGGCTCTCAGTACAATCATTCCATGGCTTTGGATTTAGAAAAGGGAACATTCGATGCTCTCATTTTCGACTGCGACGGCACCCTTGTCGATAGTGCGAATGCGCATTTGTATTCCATTCAACAGGGGCTTGCGCCGCTTGGTTTGACGATGAGTCCTGAGTGGTATCACAAACGAACCGGCCTTGGCCCAGAGGACCTTCTTGATGCGTATGAAGCCGAGTTCAGGGTGGAATCTCTGGTTCGAGAAGATTTTTATGAACGGGTGAACCAGGCGTATCTTGCGAATCTTCACCTCGTTCAGGAGATCAAGGTCGTTACTGAGGTTGCGCGAAAGTGGTTCGGAACGGTCCCGATGGCTGTCGCATCGAATGGCATCAGAAAGAACGTGGAAGCCACCTTGATTGCCCTGCGACTAAGACCCATGTTTTATACCATCGTAACGAGCGACGAGATCGAACGACCAAAGCCGGCGCCGGATGTTTATCTGGAAGCTGCTAAGCGTATGCGAGTACTGCCCAAGCGTGTCATTGTCTTTGAAGATACGAATGAAGGACTCGAAGCGGCACATCGGGCTGGGATGAAGGCAATCGATGTACGCGAGGTACGGTCAGGGGACTGTCAGCCCGTCGCATAGATGCGGTTATGTCTTCGGCGCATTTGAAATTCTAGGTTAATAAATCAAAGGGCTCGGCTACATACCGAACCCTGTTGATTTAACTTGCTGAACGATTCTGGCAAATGCGAAGTACATTGATTTACTGTTCAGACTTACCGGGTGGCGGCGGAATAGTGATGTCCAACGGAGTGACTGCCCCCATGGAACTGAGCGGGGGTTTGATCTCGGCTTGATTTCCGACAACAACGACTCCGAGTTTCGAGGGATCGACATATTTATTCGCGACTCGAGCGACATTTGCGGCTGTTACCTTTTCGATGCCAGTCTTATATTTCTCGAGGAAGTCGGATGGATAACCGTAAAAGGCAAGGGTGACTTGTTCGTTGAGAGTTTTCTCGGGCGAATCGTAGTGGAAGATAAAGGAGTTCAGAAGCTGGTCCTTGGCCTTCGCCAGTTCGCTGGCCGAGGGAGGAACGGTTTTGAGACGTTCGATCTCATCCAGCATGGCTTTTGTGGCCGCCACGGTCGATGAACTTTTGGTCCCGGCGATCACGTAGAAGATGCCAGGGTGATCATACGAGGCCCCGAAACTGCCGCTGACATCGTAGGCAAGGCCGAGTTTGGTGCGAACGTTCTGGACAACGCGCGAGCCAAAGCCTCCAGAGAAGATCTCGTTCATCACGCTGAGAGCGTAGTAGTCGGGGTTGGAACGCTCGGTGCCTAGACCAACAATAAGAACATTGGACTGATTGACATCCTCTTTTTCAGCAAAGCGGATGCCGGGTTTGGGGTCGGTGAAGGTGAATTTTTCCGAAGCTACGACCTCTCCGCGAGGAAGCGATTTAAAGGCGGAGCGAAGTTTTTCCTCCATCTCGGATGAATCAAAATCGCCGGAGACAGAAACGATCATCCCATTGGGAACGACCGTCCGATCGTGCCAAGCCTTTAGGTCGTCGAGTGTCACAGCGCCGACGGTGGCATATTCTGGCTGACGGCCATAGGGGTTGGTGGCGCCATAGACGAGCTTGACGGCTTCCCGGATTGCGATTCCGCTGGCATCATCATTGCGCCGAGCGATGCCTGTATCCAGTTGCTGCTTGGCCAGCGCGAGTTTGTCTGCCTTGAAGTCCGGATGCAGGAGCAGATCCATCGTGGAGGCGAAGACCGAGTTGAAATCTCCCTTCAGGCTCGACCAGCGGAGAGAGGTGTTGGCTGCTCCTCCAGAAGACTCGATACTGGCGGCTTTGGATTCCAGCTGATCGTCGAGCTTGTCGCCGCTGGTCGTAGTCGTTCCACTCGTACGCCATGTTTGTCCGTACAGAGAAACCATGCCGATCTTATTGGCAGGCTCGTCGCGGCTACCTCCGCGTATGAGGATGCGGCCATTGATGAAGGGAAGTTCGTGATCTTCCTGCAGGAAAATCACAAGCCCATTGGCCAACTCAACCCGTTTCGGCTGTTGTGGTTTAAAAGCGTGCAATGGGGGAATAGGAATCTTCTTCCAAGGCTGTGCAGGAGCCACGACAGCCGAAGCCGGTTTTGTGGGTGCAGCTGCCGCTTGCGCGAAGCAGAAAGAAGAGGGAAGGACAGTGGCAAGAACAGCTATTGCTGCGATTGCCGTGCGATTCCAGTTCATCAAGCTCTTCACTCTGTTCCTCCCGATGTCTTCATAGGCTTTTGCGGCGCGACGAATTCGATACGCGCGCTGGTGAGATTGCTTTCGACGAAGATCTTATTGGCAACGCGACGGATATCGGCCTTGGTGACAGCATTGATCTTGTCGAGTTCGCGGAATAGCTCTCGCCAATCGCCGTAGCGTGTCTGATACTCGGCGAGTTGGTGCGCCAGGCCGTCATTGTCGGCCAGACCACGAAGCAGATCGGCCCGGGCACGAGTTTTGAAGCGGGCCAGTTCTTCGTCGGTAACATCTTCAGTCTTCAGGCGGTCAAGCTCCTTGTGGATCGCAGTCCGCATCTCTTCAGGGTTATGACCGGGAAGCGGAACGGCATAGAAGGCGAAGAGCCCTGGAAACTTCTCGCCAGGGAAGCCAGAAAAGCCTTGGGCTTCGGCAGCGATCCTCTGATCGCGCACCAAGGAGCGATAAAGACGCGCGGTGCGGCCATTGGAGAAGATATCGGTAATGGCGTCATAGACAGAGTCATCAGGATCGCGATAGTCCGGGCGGTGGTAGCCCTCAAGATAAAAGGGCTGTGTCGCCTCACGGATTATGACTGATTTTTCCGCGAACTGAGGCGGTTCTACGGTCGTCATTGGCGTCGGCTTTGGACCGGCGGGAATCTTCGCGAAGTAGCGCTCAAGGACGGGGAGAGCATCGGCCGCCTTCACATCGCCCACAACGGCGATCACGATATTCGAAGGAACATAGTATTTCTTGTGGAACGCTTCGGCCTCGGTCGCCGAAACCTGGCTGATCTCGCTCTCCCATCCTACGCCGCTGCGGCCATAGGGGTGCGCGACATACGCCGTCGCGAGAAACTGTTCGACCATGCGCCCGATCGGAGAAGAATCAATGCGCATGCGACGCTCTTCCTGGACGACATCGCGCTCCTTATAGAACTCCCGCTGCACGGGGTGACCAATGCGCTGGCTCTCGAGATAGGCCCAGAGTTCCAGCCGGTTTGAAGGCATCGACCAGAAGTATTGGGTCGAGTCTTCCCCGGTCGAGGCGTTGATACCAACAGCCCCATTCTGCTCGGCGATCTCTGAGAATTGATTGGGGATGACGTATTTTTGTGCGGCTTCCTGCGCATCTTCAAATGCTTTTTTGAGTTGAGCGAGCTTTGCAGGATCTTGGCCGACGCGCTTTCTGTACTCGTCATCATATGCCGCATAGGCCGTCTCCACCTTGGCCAGGGCAACCTTTTCGGCAGGGTAGTTCGTTGTGCCGATCTCGGTTGAACCCTTGAAGGCCATGTGCTCGAACATATGGGCAAGCCCGCTTGCACCCTGTGGGTCATCGGCGGAACCGGCATCGACGAGGGTGTAGAAGCTGAAGACCGGGGCTTCGGGACGTTCGCAGACGATCAGAGTCATGCCATTCGGCAAGACCTTCACCGTGGTGCGTTTTTCAAAGCTCGCGAGGTCCTGCGAGTATGCCGCACTACTGAAAGCGAGGCCCAGAATAAAGGTTGCGAGGATGCGTCGAAGGCGCACGCGAAAAACCTCCTGAAATCTACGGTCAAAACAACTACTATACAGCGCGGTGCGGCTTGATGTTCGACGCTCGACTCTTGATAAAAGATACGGATTTAAATCAGATCGACGGAACGATGAGCAACGCACCCTGAATCCCAGGGGATTCTACGGCGATGACAGACTGCCCTGTTCCCGTGCGCTGAAGGCTAATGCACGCCCGTCCATTTGCCATCTCAACGACACGAGAGCCACTGGGCGTGCCCAGATTGTCGATCAGTTTGCCGCTTCCCGCAGCCGAAAAACGGACACGGTTGCGGGCATCAAGACAGAGCGCACCTTGTGCATCGAGCAGCGTTGCCTCGACGGTGATCTTATCTCCACTACGTTTGGCTTCTGTAAGGACGAACTTTGCGGGCTTGGACCAGGTTTGGGTCTGGTACTGGAACCCGATCTCATCCGTGATCATAGTGGCTCCTTTTTTTGCTATAACTCGGAGCTTGTTGGCCCCTCCTGTAAATGGAACCATCCACCGCAACCCTGCGGCAGGAAAGTCCTGGCTGTTGCGGTGACGCACTCCTGCGGAGACACCATTTACAAAAAGTTCTGCGGTCTCACAATTGGAGTACACCTTAACCATCTTCTGTTCCCCTGGTGCTCCCCATCGTACTGGCCATGTGTGGCCATAGATGTGCGCCATGGGCGTCTCACTCCAGTAGGACTGAAAGACGAAATACGACTCCTTCTTCTGCATGTCGCGTGTGATCACACCTTTTTGATTGATGCGAGGGACTGGATTATCCACCCGCAGCGGAGTTGTGAAGTCTTTGAAGACCCACTGTGCAGATCCGGCAAACCAGTCGAGAGTCTCTTGTACCTTCAGATGCCAGTCGAAGAGATTACAGGCGTAGGTCTCCGACCAGTCTCCATCGCGTGAGACACGAGCTTCGCCGCCGGTGTGAAGGTAGGCGAGGCCACGTTCATCCGTTCCACGGCCGGTAGCGATTTCCGCGAGAACCTTGTCGGGATTTTCCGAGTGACGGCCTGCATGGCTGTCGGCTCCCCATTCCGCATGGAAGAGATGTTTCACGCGTTCGCGCTGAGTTTCGAGTGATTTCTGATACTCCGGATAAGTACCGCTATACCAGCCCGCCCATATGGAGGGTGAATAAACATCTGGAATGTCGCGGGCGAAATCGCAACGGCGGATGGTTGTCATGCGTGAAGGATCGAGTTGGTGCGAGAGATCACGCAGCTCGGTAAGATAGGCGCGAATCTTTTGTTGGTTCACTTCAGGATATTCAGTAGGCCAGTCATTCTCATTGCCCAGGCCCCAGAGCAGGATGCTCGGATGGTTGTAGTGTTGCGAGATCATGTTGCGCAGGGTGCGACGGCCCATCTCCTGAAAGACTTCGTTTCCAATCCCACCACGGCACCACGGAATTTCTTCCCATACAAGAATGCCGAGACGATCGCATAGATCCAGCACTCGCCGCGACTGCTGATAGTGGGCCAGGCGAATGAAATTCGCTCCCATCTCCTTAATCAGGTGCATCTCCTGCTCGATCAGGTCATCTGGCATGGCAGCGGCGTAGCCAGCGTGATCTTCGTGGCGATGGGTTCCACGCAGCAGAAGCCGTTCGCCGTTTAGTTTGAATGGGCCATGATCAATCCATTCCGTGTGGCGAATTCCAAAAGATTCCTGTGCCGTGTACTCGCCATGAGCCGTCTTGAATCGAATATGGCACGTATACAGGTCTGGAAGAGCAGGGCTCCAAAGCTGAGGTGTCTTCGCTGTAAATCGTGTAAGCGTCTTCGTCCCTGTCCAGGATGCAAGATTCTGCTTTGCAATATGAATTCTGGTGCCCTTGGGATCGAAGATCTCGATCTCAAGCTGAACTTCTCCAGGGTCGCGGGTTGGATTGTAGAGAGAAGCCTCGACTTCAATCTCCGCGGAGGATTTTGGAGTTGGAAGGCTGGTTTTGATGTGGACGGTCTCCAACGAAATTGCAGGAACGTAGACGAGATTGATATGTCGGTAGAGACCGCCATAAAGAGTAAAGTCGCTCAGGTCTGAGGGCATTCGATCCAGGTCGCGCGAGTTATCGCAAAGAACCGCAACGGGGATGCCACTCGGTTGAGCCTGCTTTTTCTGACTTACGGCATTTGCCTGGGGCGATGCAGCAAGCTGCTGAACTGCATCAGTAATGTCGAAGACGAACTCGTCATAGCCACCGA
This portion of the Edaphobacter sp. 4G125 genome encodes:
- a CDS encoding M16 family metallopeptidase is translated as MNWNRTAIAAIAVLATVLPSSFCFAQAAAAPTKPASAVVAPAQPWKKIPIPPLHAFKPQQPKRVELANGLVIFLQEDHELPFINGRILIRGGSRDEPANKIGMVSLYGQTWRTSGTTTTSGDKLDDQLESKAASIESSGGAANTSLRWSSLKGDFNSVFASTMDLLLHPDFKADKLALAKQQLDTGIARRNDDASGIAIREAVKLVYGATNPYGRQPEYATVGAVTLDDLKAWHDRTVVPNGMIVSVSGDFDSSEMEEKLRSAFKSLPRGEVVASEKFTFTDPKPGIRFAEKEDVNQSNVLIVGLGTERSNPDYYALSVMNEIFSGGFGSRVVQNVRTKLGLAYDVSGSFGASYDHPGIFYVIAGTKSSSTVAATKAMLDEIERLKTVPPSASELAKAKDQLLNSFIFHYDSPEKTLNEQVTLAFYGYPSDFLEKYKTGIEKVTAANVARVANKYVDPSKLGVVVVGNQAEIKPPLSSMGAVTPLDITIPPPPGKSEQ
- a CDS encoding HAD family hydrolase is translated as MALDLEKGTFDALIFDCDGTLVDSANAHLYSIQQGLAPLGLTMSPEWYHKRTGLGPEDLLDAYEAEFRVESLVREDFYERVNQAYLANLHLVQEIKVVTEVARKWFGTVPMAVASNGIRKNVEATLIALRLRPMFYTIVTSDEIERPKPAPDVYLEAAKRMRVLPKRVIVFEDTNEGLEAAHRAGMKAIDVREVRSGDCQPVA
- a CDS encoding glycoside hydrolase family 2 protein; protein product: MPTRRQFLKSSVFATTSLSLGSHSTLGASLVRLAQSSDTNAQTSVRLSSGWEFLRETLGGTWEVWHSQEVATWKAVEIPHCFNAYDGCDPDTPAYRGHGWYRTHIPVANPYPQGRTLLHFEGAGQTTTVYAGDSVVGQHIGGYDEFVFDITDAVQQLAASPQANAVSQKKQAQPSGIPVAVLCDNSRDLDRMPSDLSDFTLYGGLYRHINLVYVPAISLETVHIKTSLPTPKSSAEIEVEASLYNPTRDPGEVQLEIEIFDPKGTRIHIAKQNLASWTGTKTLTRFTAKTPQLWSPALPDLYTCHIRFKTAHGEYTAQESFGIRHTEWIDHGPFKLNGERLLLRGTHRHEDHAGYAAAMPDDLIEQEMHLIKEMGANFIRLAHYQQSRRVLDLCDRLGILVWEEIPWCRGGIGNEVFQEMGRRTLRNMISQHYNHPSILLWGLGNENDWPTEYPEVNQQKIRAYLTELRDLSHQLDPSRMTTIRRCDFARDIPDVYSPSIWAGWYSGTYPEYQKSLETQRERVKHLFHAEWGADSHAGRHSENPDKVLAEIATGRGTDERGLAYLHTGGEARVSRDGDWSETYACNLFDWHLKVQETLDWFAGSAQWVFKDFTTPLRVDNPVPRINQKGVITRDMQKKESYFVFQSYWSETPMAHIYGHTWPVRWGAPGEQKMVKVYSNCETAELFVNGVSAGVRHRNSQDFPAAGLRWMVPFTGGANKLRVIAKKGATMITDEIGFQYQTQTWSKPAKFVLTEAKRSGDKITVEATLLDAQGALCLDARNRVRFSAAGSGKLIDNLGTPSGSRVVEMANGRACISLQRTGTGQSVIAVESPGIQGALLIVPSI
- a CDS encoding metallophosphoesterase family protein yields the protein MRIGVISDTHGLLRPEALEALAGVEHILHAGDVGDPKILDALKEIAPITAIRGNVDVSGACSALPATEAVELGGKLFYIVHSIHDLDLNPKAAQIDVVVSGHTHKPIVETKHGVMYLNPGSAGPRRFSLPISLALVTVNEKSVEAQIIELPVQK
- a CDS encoding M16 family metallopeptidase: MRLRRILATFILGLAFSSAAYSQDLASFEKRTTVKVLPNGMTLIVCERPEAPVFSFYTLVDAGSADDPQGASGLAHMFEHMAFKGSTEIGTTNYPAEKVALAKVETAYAAYDDEYRKRVGQDPAKLAQLKKAFEDAQEAAQKYVIPNQFSEIAEQNGAVGINASTGEDSTQYFWSMPSNRLELWAYLESQRIGHPVQREFYKERDVVQEERRMRIDSSPIGRMVEQFLATAYVAHPYGRSGVGWESEISQVSATEAEAFHKKYYVPSNIVIAVVGDVKAADALPVLERYFAKIPAGPKPTPMTTVEPPQFAEKSVIIREATQPFYLEGYHRPDYRDPDDSVYDAITDIFSNGRTARLYRSLVRDQRIAAEAQGFSGFPGEKFPGLFAFYAVPLPGHNPEEMRTAIHKELDRLKTEDVTDEELARFKTRARADLLRGLADNDGLAHQLAEYQTRYGDWRELFRELDKINAVTKADIRRVANKIFVESNLTSARIEFVAPQKPMKTSGGTE